Genomic window (Deinococcus carri):
ATGACCCACACCCTCCCCCCGCAGACGTCCAGCCCCGAAACCCACAAGCTCTTTTCCCCCCTCGTCAAGGGCGCGGCCCAGGCCATCACCGACTACCGCATGATCGAGGAGGGCGACCGCGTGATGGTCTGCCTCTCCGGCGGCAAGGACAGCTACACGCTGCTCGACATCCTGCTGCACCTGCAAAAGCGCGCCCCCATCGACTTCGAGGTGGTCGCCGTGAACCTCGACCAGGGCCAGCCGGGTTTTCCCACCCACGTGTTGCCCGAGTACCTGACGCGCCTGGGCGTGCCCTTTCACATCCTGACGGAAGACACCTACTCCATCGTCAAGGAGAAGACGCCGGAGGGCAAGACCACCTGCGCGCTGTGCAGCCGCCTGCGCCGGGGTATCCTGTACCGCCACGCGCGGGAAATCGGCGCGACCAAGATCGCCCTGGGCCACCACCGCGACGACATCCTCGAAACGCTGTTCATGAACATGTTTTTCGGGGCGCGGCTCAAGGCCATGCCGCCCAAACTGCAATCGGACGACGGCACCAATGTGGTGATCCGGCCCCTGGCCTACCTCGCGGAGAGCGAAATCGTGCGGTACGCGGAGGCCAAGAACTTCCCCATCATCCCCTGCAACCTGTGCGGCAGCCAGGAGAACCTCCAGCGCAAAGTGGTGGGCGAGATGCTGGAAGGATGGGAGCGGGCACATCCGGGCCGCCTCCAGAACGTGCTGCGCTCGCTGACGCGCGTGACGCCTAGCCACCTGCTCGACCGCGACCTCTTCGACTTCGCCCGCCTCAGCGTGCAGCCCGCTGAGGGCGACCGGGGCTTCGACGGCGAGGAGTACCCGGAGCGCGAGTTTCTGGCGGGGCTGAGCGAGTTGGGGATGCTGGGTTAGCTCCCGGCCTGTGGCCCCGCGCAGAGCCAAAGCTGAAGCGCCGGGCCGCAGCCTCAGCCTCTACAGCAGCCGCCCCTCCCCCTCCTCCCCCGGCTCCGGTGTCTGCACCGGCACGCCGCGCGCGTTCAGGGCCTCGCGCAGCATGGGGATGTTCTTGAGGGCGTGCCCCTGGGTCGTGTTCTCGAAAAACACGTACAGCTCGGACAGGTCGTCCGCCACCAGCGCGATTTTCTCGGCCCACTCGTCCATCTCGGCGCGGTTGTAGAGGTAGTCGTGGCGTTCCGAGGCACTCTGGCCTTCCCACCAGCTGCCCTTGTTGCGCCCGTGGAGCCGCAGATACCCCACGTCGGTGGTGACGTGAACCTGCGGCTCGGGCATGCCGCCGACGGGGGGGTAATCGGGGCTGACCCAGATCAGGCCGTATTCGGCCATGCCCTCGCGGACCTCCGGCTTGTCCCAGGAGGCGTGGCGCAGCTCGACCGCCAGCTCGTGCCCGGCGAAGCGCTCGGCGAGGCCCAGCAGGTACTTGCGGTTGTCCCCCGTGCGGTGGAAGGAATACGGAAACTGGGCCAGATACGGTCCCATCACCCCGGCCTCACGCAGCGGCTCGGGGCTTTGCAGCATCCGGTCGAAGTCGGCGTCGGTGGGGGCGCGGTCGTGGGTAAAGGCCCGGTTCAGCTTCACGGCAAAGCGGGTGCGCCCGCCCGACTTGCGCGCCATGCCCTCGAAGGCCTTCAGGCCGGGGATGGCGTAGAAGGAGGAGTTCAGCTCCACGGCGTCGAAGTGCCGCGAGTAGGTTTCCAGGTAGGCGTCCTTTTTCACGCCCTCGTAAATCAGGCCGGGGGCCGTCCAGTCGTCGTTGGTGTAGCCGCCACAACCGATCCATACGCGCATGGGGTCAGGCTAGCGGTCAGCGGCGCGCGGGGAGGCGCGGGTAAATGCCGCCTCAAGACGGGCGGGGCTGGCCGAAACACGGGGGGTGGTTCAGGTGCGCCCAGAAGGCCATGATGGTGTGCATCGCCTGGCGGAACTGCGTGAAATCCAGCGGCTTGACCACGTAGGCGCTCGCCCCGTGCGCGTAGCTGTCGCGGATATCGCGCGCCTCGGCGCTGGTGCTGAGCATGACCACCGGGAGGTCGCGGGTGCTGGCCTCGCCGCGCAGGGCGTCCAGCACGGCCAGCCCGTCCATCTGCGGCATCTTGAGGTCCAGCAGGATCAGGTCGGGCAGGGGGGCTGGGCCGCGCAGCACCCGCAGGGCCTCGGGGCCGCTGCCCGCGACCATCAGCTCACAGTGCGCGTCCTCGTCCTGAAAGGCGCTGAGGGCCAGTTCCACGTCGTATACGTTGTCGTCTACCAGCAGAATGCGTCGGCGCTCCACAGGCTCCCCCCTTTGCCGCCCCAGCACTTGCCCCCCGAAGAGATATGAAGATTTTCTCAATTCTGCCTGACCTGCTGTGACCAGACGGTGACGGGCCTCGCTCTGTCTGCCTGACCGGGCGGAAGGGCGGCGGCGGGCGGGCTAGACTGCGCCCGTGTTGACGAAGCGCATCATTCCCTGCCTGGACGTGCAAAACGGGCGGGTGGTGAAGAACGTGCGGTTTTTTGAGAACCACCGCGACGCGGGCGACCCCCTGGCCCTGGCCCAGCTCTACGAGGCGCAGCAGGCCGACGAACTGGTCTTCTACGACATCACCGCCACCTATGAGGGCCGCTCCCTGATGCTGGACGTGGCCGCCCGCGTGGCCGAGCAGGTGATGATGCCCCTGACCGTGGGCGGCGGCGTGAATGCCGTGGCCGACTTCCGGCAACTGCTGCTGGCGGGGGCCGACAAGATCAGCGTGAACAGCGGCGCGGTGCGGCGGCCCAGTCTCATCCGCGAGGCCTCGGACCACTTCGGCGCGCAGTGCGTGGTGCTGAGCATCGACGCCAAACGCCGACCAGACGGGAGGGGCTGGAACGTCCATGTGGGCGGCGGCCGGGTGGACACCGGCCTGGACCTGCTGGAGTGGGCCGAGCAGGGGCAGCGCCTCGGCGCGGGCGAACTGTGCCTGAACGTGATGGACGCCGACGGCACCCGCGCGGGCTTCGACCTTGCCGCCACCCGCACCGTCGCCGCCGCCGTGGACCTGCCCGTCATCGCCTCGGGCGGGGCCGGGAAGCTGGAGGACTTCCGCGACGTGCTGCGGGGTGGCGAGGCGGGGGGCCGGGCGGACGCGGCCCTGGCCGCCAGCGTCTTTCACTTCGGGGAGCTGACGGTGCCGCAGGTGAAAACCTACCTGCGGGGCGAGGGGCTGCCCGTGCGCCCGGAGTGGCGGGAGGAGCAGGTGGACCGTGGGAGGTAGGTCGCGGCGAGAAGACCGTTTTCCGTTCCTCCCCCCATCCCCCAGGAGTTGCCCGAGATGACCCCCGACCTTTCCCGACTGAAGTTCAGCCTCCCAGGCCCAGGCACCGACGGCCTGATTCCCGTCGTGACGCAGGACGCCCGCACCGGCGCGGTGCTGATGCAGGCGTATGCCGACCGCACGGCCGTGCAGCGCACCCTGGACACCCGCGAGGCCACCTACTACAGCCGTTCGCGCGGCGAGCAGTGGGTCAAGGGGCAGAGCAGCGGCCACACGCAGCGGGTGGTCAGTGTCCACGCCGACTGCGACGGCGACAGCCTGCTCTACCGCGTGGAGCAGACCGGCCCGGCGTGCCATACCGGCGAGTATTCCTGCTTTCACACGCCGCTGCTGGAGGAGGCCCCCGCATTGACGGGCCTGGACGGCACGCTGGAGCGCGTGTACGGCACCATCACGGAGCGCCTCGCCACCCTGCCGGAGAACAGCTACGTGGCGCGGCTGCACGCCGGGGGCCTCGACCGCGTGCTGAAAAAGATCAGCGAGGAGGCGGGCGAGGTGCTGCTGGCCGCCAAGAACGCCGACCGCGCCGAACTGGCGACCGAGGTGGCCGACCTGCTGTTTCATACCCTCTTTGCGATGGCGGAAGTGGGCGTCTCGCCCGCCGACGTGGCCGCCGTCCTGCACGAACGGGAAGGCCGCAGCGGGCTGAAGGGGCCGAAGGAAGTGGGCTAGCGTGTTCCCCTCCCCTCCCCCAGCCCAGGCCCCCAAAGCCGGGTGGCGCACCTGGGCGCGGGAGACGCGGGCGGCCCTGCCGGACCTCTCGGCCGACCTCACCGCCCACCTCGCCGCCTTTCTGCGGGCGCGGGGCGTGCGGCGGGTCCTGGCCTACCGCGCCCTGCCGGGCGAGCCGGACGTGTCGGCCCTGGCCGCGGCCTTCGAGCTGCTGACCACCCGCGCCCGCTTCCGGCCCGAACCGCACCTCACGCTGCATCCCTGGGACACGGCCACCGAGCCGAGCCGCTTCGGGGCGCTGCAACCCCCGGCGGACGCGCCGCGTGTCGCCCTCGAAACGGTGGACGCCGTGCTGCTCCCCGCCCTGGCCTTCGACCGCCGGGGCGTGCGCCTGGGCTACGGGGGCGGCTTCTATGACCGTCTGCTGCCCGGCTTCACCGGCCTGACCGTGGGCGTGGTCTGGGAGGCGCTGGTGGTGGACGAGCTGCCCAGTGAGGCGCACGACCTGCGGGTGGGGTGGCTGGCGACGGAGACAGGGGTGCGGGCCGTTCAGCCCTGACCCAGTGCCTGACCCAGCGGCCACGCCTCCTCCGGCACGTACAGCCCGCCCGGTCCGGGTTTCCGCATCACCCACACTTCCTGCGCGGTGAATGTAAGGGGTTGGGCGGCGAGGTCGGCAAACTCCGCCCCGGCTGCCGCCAGAACCGCGTGCAAATCCACCCCGCGCCGCCGCAGGGCCAGCGTCAGGTGGGGGGTCATCTGCGGCCCCTCGTAACCGAAGCGCGCGGGCGGCCTCAGGGCATCCAGCAGCCGCAGATGCAGCGCCACCGCCTCCGGGGAGTGAACGGCGAGATACACGGCGCTCCCGTTGCCAAAGGCCCGCGCCCCCCCGACCCGCAGTGTGATGGGCGGAACCCCGGACACGGCGGCCCGCGCGGCGGGGACCCAACTTGATTCTGGGCCTGATTCCGGGGTCAGCCCGCTGCGCGCCTTGATGGTCACGTGCGGCGCACTTTCCCGCACCCCCAGCCGCAGCCGCCAGGCCTCCACCCGCGCGGCGAGGTCGGGCGGCGGCAGCAGGGCCAGCAGGAAGGCGGGGGTCATACGGATTCCGTCCAATTCCTGAACAGTCGGGAGGGCACCGCCTGTTCATGCATCTCCCGAAATCCGCCCTTGTTCCTTCTCCCTCTGGTCGGATTTCCGGGTGTTTTCAACACCCTTCAATCGGAATCAGTATCATCCGGCACGCCCCCACGAACAGGCCGCACGCACACGGGAAAACTCGCTGTCCGCCACAGCCCAATGTACCCCCGCCGCGCTCCTGCCGCCGTCCAGCGGCACCGGACGTGATCTCACCTTCCTCCGGTACAGTTCAGGAGTGACCAGCACTTCTGGC
Coding sequences:
- the ttcA gene encoding tRNA 2-thiocytidine(32) synthetase TtcA — its product is MTHTLPPQTSSPETHKLFSPLVKGAAQAITDYRMIEEGDRVMVCLSGGKDSYTLLDILLHLQKRAPIDFEVVAVNLDQGQPGFPTHVLPEYLTRLGVPFHILTEDTYSIVKEKTPEGKTTCALCSRLRRGILYRHAREIGATKIALGHHRDDILETLFMNMFFGARLKAMPPKLQSDDGTNVVIRPLAYLAESEIVRYAEAKNFPIIPCNLCGSQENLQRKVVGEMLEGWERAHPGRLQNVLRSLTRVTPSHLLDRDLFDFARLSVQPAEGDRGFDGEEYPEREFLAGLSELGMLG
- a CDS encoding DUF72 domain-containing protein, producing MRVWIGCGGYTNDDWTAPGLIYEGVKKDAYLETYSRHFDAVELNSSFYAIPGLKAFEGMARKSGGRTRFAVKLNRAFTHDRAPTDADFDRMLQSPEPLREAGVMGPYLAQFPYSFHRTGDNRKYLLGLAERFAGHELAVELRHASWDKPEVREGMAEYGLIWVSPDYPPVGGMPEPQVHVTTDVGYLRLHGRNKGSWWEGQSASERHDYLYNRAEMDEWAEKIALVADDLSELYVFFENTTQGHALKNIPMLREALNARGVPVQTPEPGEEGEGRLL
- a CDS encoding response regulator; this encodes MERRRILLVDDNVYDVELALSAFQDEDAHCELMVAGSGPEALRVLRGPAPLPDLILLDLKMPQMDGLAVLDALRGEASTRDLPVVMLSTSAEARDIRDSYAHGASAYVVKPLDFTQFRQAMHTIMAFWAHLNHPPCFGQPRPS
- the hisF gene encoding imidazole glycerol phosphate synthase subunit HisF; this encodes MLTKRIIPCLDVQNGRVVKNVRFFENHRDAGDPLALAQLYEAQQADELVFYDITATYEGRSLMLDVAARVAEQVMMPLTVGGGVNAVADFRQLLLAGADKISVNSGAVRRPSLIREASDHFGAQCVVLSIDAKRRPDGRGWNVHVGGGRVDTGLDLLEWAEQGQRLGAGELCLNVMDADGTRAGFDLAATRTVAAAVDLPVIASGGAGKLEDFRDVLRGGEAGGRADAALAASVFHFGELTVPQVKTYLRGEGLPVRPEWREEQVDRGR
- the hisIE gene encoding bifunctional phosphoribosyl-AMP cyclohydrolase/phosphoribosyl-ATP diphosphatase HisIE, with product MTPDLSRLKFSLPGPGTDGLIPVVTQDARTGAVLMQAYADRTAVQRTLDTREATYYSRSRGEQWVKGQSSGHTQRVVSVHADCDGDSLLYRVEQTGPACHTGEYSCFHTPLLEEAPALTGLDGTLERVYGTITERLATLPENSYVARLHAGGLDRVLKKISEEAGEVLLAAKNADRAELATEVADLLFHTLFAMAEVGVSPADVAAVLHEREGRSGLKGPKEVG
- a CDS encoding 5-formyltetrahydrofolate cyclo-ligase: MFPSPPPAQAPKAGWRTWARETRAALPDLSADLTAHLAAFLRARGVRRVLAYRALPGEPDVSALAAAFELLTTRARFRPEPHLTLHPWDTATEPSRFGALQPPADAPRVALETVDAVLLPALAFDRRGVRLGYGGGFYDRLLPGFTGLTVGVVWEALVVDELPSEAHDLRVGWLATETGVRAVQP
- a CDS encoding 2'-5' RNA ligase family protein; this translates as MTPAFLLALLPPPDLAARVEAWRLRLGVRESAPHVTIKARSGLTPESGPESSWVPAARAAVSGVPPITLRVGGARAFGNGSAVYLAVHSPEAVALHLRLLDALRPPARFGYEGPQMTPHLTLALRRRGVDLHAVLAAAGAEFADLAAQPLTFTAQEVWVMRKPGPGGLYVPEEAWPLGQALGQG